The window GTGTACGAACCCGCCGCTGTCCCGGTGTCGCCGCGCAACGGAGCAACACCGCCACAGGCGAACCGCGCCCCTGTCCCACTTCCTTCCGTCGATGCCCTGCTGCCGCTGGTGTACTCCATCGCCCGGACCATGAGCTACGCCCTGCCGGCGGTCGTGGAGCTGGACGACTTGGTGCACGACGGGGTGGTTGGCCTGCTGGAATGCGCCCGCCGCTTCGACCCTTCGCGCGGCGTTGACTTCCGTACCTACGCCAGCCACCGCATCCGCGGTGCCATCCTGGACGGCCTGCGGGCGAGGGACCCGCTGCCGCGCAGCCTGCGCCGCGCGGCGAAGGCGGCGGGACGCGCCGCCGGGGAGGGGAGAGATGGAACGCGGCCGGGCCCGCTGCGGGTGGCGACCCAGTTTCTCAGTCTCGACGATGTCGGGCCCGTGTCGGAAGAGGCGCCGGAGCCGGAGGCCGAACTGCTGGCCAAGGAGCTGCGCACCGCGCTCGTTCAGGCCATGGCGGCCTTGCCGCCGCGCGACCGGGAGATCCTCAGGCTGCGGTTCGGCCGGGGGATGCGCCTGCGTCAGGTGGCGGCGCACTGCCGCATCTCCGTCAGCCGCGTGGCCGAGCTGCAGGAGCGGGCGGTCCGCCGGCTGCGGGCGGTCCTGGAGGTGCCGCGGGCGGCGGAGCTCTCACCAAACGGCCGACGTCGCCGCGGGCCGTAAATGGGCACATGCCGTCTCGCCTGATCAGGCGGGGGGAAGACCGGTGTGGACGCCTGCAGCACCCCACTTCCTGTGCAACGCGCTGACGGCCATTCAGGCGTGCGTGCGCTCTCGCCCCGCCCTGGCCGAGGAGATGATCGCCGTCCTGGCCCGGTTTGTGCGGGCGACCCTAGGCCGAAGCGAAGGGTTGGTCTCCGTGGCCGAGGAGCTGGCGCTGGTGGGAATGTACCTGGGTCTGGAGCGGCTCCGCCTGGGGTCCCGCCTGCGCACCATCATAGATGTGGACCCGGGGGTGCTGGGGGCACCCATCCCCGCGCTGGTGGCGCAGCCGCTGGTGGAGAACGCGGTGGTGCACGCTGCCGCCAGCCGCGCAGCAGGGGCCACGCTGCGGCTGACCGTGCGTGGACGGCCGGGGCGCCGGGAGGTGCTCATTGTGGTGGCCGACGACGGGCCGGGGATGGTCCGGGTGCCCGTGCGCGGAAGCCTCGAGCAGACCCTGACCATCGCCGGGGCGGGCCGCCTGGGCCTGGGCACGCTGCGCCGCCGTCTGGACGCACGGTACGGCAGTGACGCCAGGCTGCGGGTGCTGCGCCGTCCTGGCGGAGGGACCGTCGCGGTGGTGACGCTGCCGCTGGAGCCGGCGGTCGGGGTGCACCCGGGAGTCCGGGGTGCCGCAGCGGCGCAGGAGAACGGTGCGCGCGCTGATCGTGGATGACGAGCCGCCGGCGTGCCGCCGCCTGGCCGGGCTGTTGGAAGAGCTGGGGGCCACCGTGGCCGGCACGGCGGGGACAGCCGCGGAGGCGC is drawn from Armatimonadota bacterium and contains these coding sequences:
- a CDS encoding histidine kinase gives rise to the protein MWTPAAPHFLCNALTAIQACVRSRPALAEEMIAVLARFVRATLGRSEGLVSVAEELALVGMYLGLERLRLGSRLRTIIDVDPGVLGAPIPALVAQPLVENAVVHAAASRAAGATLRLTVRGRPGRREVLIVVADDGPGMVRVPVRGSLEQTLTIAGAGRLGLGTLRRRLDARYGSDARLRVLRRPGGGTVAVVTLPLEPAVGVHPGVRGAAAAQENGARADRG
- a CDS encoding sigma-70 family RNA polymerase sigma factor — translated: MGRSAVYEPAAVPVSPRNGATPPQANRAPVPLPSVDALLPLVYSIARTMSYALPAVVELDDLVHDGVVGLLECARRFDPSRGVDFRTYASHRIRGAILDGLRARDPLPRSLRRAAKAAGRAAGEGRDGTRPGPLRVATQFLSLDDVGPVSEEAPEPEAELLAKELRTALVQAMAALPPRDREILRLRFGRGMRLRQVAAHCRISVSRVAELQERAVRRLRAVLEVPRAAELSPNGRRRRGP